tatccCGTTCCTTAAAgttattttccattgtttttatcCGCCCCACTTCGTCTCGTCGACTTTTAAAAACGCCCCGTCAACGCCGTTCTAAATATAATGTGATTGCACAATGTAGTCGTTCATTAATTCTAGTGACAGCCATCATCAATTTCATTCGCGATCGAACGATTTCCTCTAATTGGACGAAAAATCGATATTTGTACGAATAAAACGTTCGTTGTCACTTACTCCATTCACAGATGTGATTTGAAAGTGCCGAAGAGATGCCAATTCGAAACCGCTGCTaaggtttttatttaatttttttttatattcgaaaaTTGCGGGCGCGCATTGATTACCGCGGGGATAGCAACGCGCTCAGTAGAGTATTTTCGGTGTTTTGCTTATTAACCAAACGTATTTTGTGAGATATAGGGCTTCAAAGTTTACTCTTATTGTATTTTTCGCGATCGATGATTTTCCGCTTATCTCCCGTACTAATAAACATACGGTTTCACAAATAGGAttcaaagaaatagaaaaaaattatttcacgaatttatgttgtaaatatttataatctatTATGTACAGggtgtaaaaatttattattattattgaaattatcattACTGATATcagtatttttctaattatctcCCGAACTATTAATTTTAGACGgttctatttcaattttatagtaaaaGCGAGTaccattttacaaaaatttgtgaattgCACAATCGGTTTATCACTGGCGACTGAGATACAAGACATTAAAGTTTATCGAAATACTTAAATagacatttttctaatttatctcCCGGACTAATAAACTTAGTGTTCCATAAAATGTAGTAGCAGTTAATTTAAAAGCTGCTTAACGAATCGTGTCCATTTTTTATATCACAAATGTGCCCAGTTTATGATATACAGGGCGTCGAAGTTTTCGATTAATTTATTTCCACTATATTCGACCTTATCTCCCGAACTATTAATTATAGACGgttttatttcaactttataATAAAAGCAGGtaccattttataaaatttgtgaattgCACAAACGGATTATCACTGGCGACTGAGATACAAGACATTAAAGTTTATCGAAATACTTAAATagacatttttctaatttatctcCCGGACTAATAAACTTAGTGTTCCATAAAAAGTAGTAGcagttaatttaaaaaagttaatttaaaatatacggggcatccaaaaaaaaaatgctaaaattatttctaatctCTCATATCTCCCAAACTAATGAGCTTGGTGTTTCATGATAAGCAGTAATAGCTTAAGGAAAAAGTGCTTCACTaactatatatattttacaatataaatattctttatttatgaTACAGATggtatccaaaatttttgtttcaattcatTTTGGACATATCACCCGAACTAATAAATTTTGAGCTTCGTAAAAAGCGGTAGTAGATTGAGGAAAAGGTGCTTCACGAACTAACCGTTTTTCACACCCTAAAAATTCGTTGTTTATACTACAGAGGGAATCaaaaatttctccaatttttcaattaattttagtcATATCTCCCGAACTAAAACACTTAACGCTTCGTAAAAAGTTGTATTAGATTGAGAAAAATGTACTTCACGAATTATACGTTTTTCACACCCTAAAAATTCGTTGTTTATACTACAGAGGGAATCaaaaatttctccaatttttcaattaattttagtcACATCTCCCGAACTAATACACTTAACACTTCGTAAAAAGCGGTagtaaattgaagaaaatgtgCTTCACGAACTATACATTTTTCACAATCTGTCTATTCATTGTTTATAATACAGagggttttaaaaatttatcaactttCCTAATTAATTTTAGTCATATCACCCGAACTAATAAACTTGTAACTTCGTAAAAAGTTGTATTAGATTGAGAAAAAGGTGCTTCACGAATTATACGTTTTACACAAACTGAAAATTCGTTGCTTATAATACAGAgggttttcaaaatttatcaactttCCTAATTAATTTTAGTCATATCACCCGAACTAATAAACTTGTAACTTCGTAAAAAGTTGTATTAGATTGAGAAAAATGTGCTTCACGAATTATACGTTTTTCACACCCTGAAAATTCGTTGTTTATACTACAGAGGGAATCaaaaatttctccaatttttcaattaattttagtcACATCTCCCGAACTAATACACTCAACGCTTCGTAAAAAGCGGTAGTAGATTGAAGAAAATGTGCTTCACGAACTATACGTTTTTCACATCCTAAAAATTCGTTGTTTATAATACAGagggttttaaaaatttatcaactttCCTAATTAATTTTAGTCATATCACCCGAACTAATAAACTTGTAACTTCGTAAAAAGTTGTATTAGATTGAGAAAAATGTGCTTCACGAATTATACGTTTTTCACACCCTGAAAATTCGTTGTTTATACTACAGAGGGAATCaaaaatttctccaatttttcaattaattttagtcACATCTCCCGAACTAATACACTCAACGCTTCGTAAAAAGCGGTAGTAGATTGAAGAAAATGTGCTTCACGAACTATACGTTTTTCACATCCTAAAAATTCGTTGTTTATAATACAGagggttttaaaaatttatcaactttCCTAATTAATTTTAGTCATATCACCCGAACTAATAAACTTGTAACTTCGTAAAAAGTTGTATTAGATTGAGAAAAATGTGCTTCACGAATTATACGTTTTTCACACCCTGAAAATTCGTTGTTTATACTACAGAGGGAATCaaaaatttctccaatttttcaattaattttagtcACATCTCCCGAACTAATACACTCAACGCTTCGTAAAAAGCGGTAGTAGATTGAAGAAAATGTGCTTCACGAACTATACGTTTTTCACATCCTAAAAATTCGTTGTTTATAATACAGagggttttaaaaatttatcaactttCCTAATTAATTTTAGTCATATCACCCGAACTAATAAACTTGTAACTtcgtaaaaaaatgtattagatTGAGAAAAAGGTGCTTCACGAATTATACGTTTTTCACAAACTGAAAATTCGTTGCCTATAATACAGagggttttaaaaatttatccacttttctaattaattttgttcatatcACCCGAACTAATAAACTAATAATTCCCAATCTCCCGTACTAATAAAACAACGATTCGACACGTAGATTAAATGCTTCAAAGTTTGTGTGAATTTCAAAGttgaaattctaaaaatttctcaaaatagatTCACATTTACCATTtacgtaaataattttctttgaaattcccATTAAATATGTGACAGTCGTAACATAAACGTGTAAAATAACGTGCGGCGGCCCAATCGAAACGTATCGAGACCTATTTCCAGCACGAAAATAAATTCGAACTCtatagaattattattaaaccGTTGATATCGACGAAAAAAATTCCGATAATTGGATTTATATCGAATGTCTGATTATTTCCATTCCATCACTCAAAATAAACAAGTAAAATTGATCATGCGTAGTTAAAATTCATGTTATTTTCATTGCAGACATCGTTATAGACAATTTATGGAATTTAAAGGTAAAAATATGGAATCAAAATCGGTAACTAACAGTAACGCAAAAATCTCCGATTCTGGATACTCGAATAGTTGCAGTAATACAAATTCGCAAAGAAGGTAcattcataacctcaaatttccgCTACAACCTTCGTACAAATCGATTTTCATTCGTAATAATCGATTGTTTTTTAGCGCCAGTTCGAAATCTATACACAGCGGAAGTAATTCGAGCAGGAGCAGCGGATACTGCGGAGCCACCAATCCAGATGGAaggtaattgaaaatatttcaaaaaaaaaataaaaatttatacggAATTATTGTTGTTTTAGCGTGGATACTGGTCCGCAGCCACCGAAACGTAGCAAGgaacataaaaagaaaaaaacaaaagcgAGTATGGTTTCATCTCTTACTACCATCGCCGGATCTACTCTAATGCTTGCTCCTAGCACAAATTCCACTCAGGATAATATGAAGGAAATTGCGCCGGAGCCTCTTATAggttagtttaatttttttttcaattattactttCTAAAAAATTTGAGACGCAACAATATGTAGAAGAAGAATTAttcgaaatcaaatttttgttgcCCGAAATCGGATTCCTCGGATGCCCTTATCAAAATCCGGCCCTGTCGTCATGTTATGTTAGTCAATTCTTTCCCGGAAAACTTTTTCTATTCGAAACTTGTTCATATCACCATGTATATACAAATTTGTGTTCAATTTAAAACTGAAAAGTCGTCTCATCTTTCCGTTACTTTGAATTTTCCGTAGCacgtttattccataaaatatttaactCACTATAAGATACAGATTATTCTAAACTTGTTtatatcaccctgtatattcaaatttatgtttacAACGTCTTAATTTGAGCCGATATTTTCTAGAATtgtctttataaataattctccCTCTATTTGATATAAACTATTCTCAATTCGTTtacatcaccctgtatatacaaatttatatttaaaaacaatttcaaactaGAAAATCTTTTCATCGTCGGCTAAGTATTTCTctcattatataatttaatatcttAATTTGGAAGTAAAATCTCAAATATCAGCGAATTCATCGAAGATCTGGCAACATGCGACTAGCTAGAATGTAACATGCCGAGATATATGTATACAAATCATAtggttaatattaaagatagagagagagagagagagagtttgTTCGAATAGGCCCGAGAGTTACTGATAGAGAAAGAATATCTCTCTCTACCGTATTTTGATTGGATTGCCATGACGTTGATTATAATTGCGGGAGTGGCCAACTAATACTCTTTCTCTCTCGTACATTATTACACTCATATGTcgctctctctatctttaataataaCTTATGATACAGACATTTTTCGTTTTCTGAGAATTCTGTCGGGACCACGAATTGGAGTGATTTGAacgaataatttatattaattgtatCGTGCAACGTGGCAGCTGATCTTGAAAAATGACCTCGTGTTAGAGCGATGTTGCCAAATATCCgtgttattttatatactttttcaagcCGAGATATTAATATTCTGGGTCGTTCCTGAGTTAATCAAGATGGTACTTCgagtaaaaaatattagatttgaaattaattgttacAGGAATCGATGTGGCTCTACCTTTAACTGCACCCGAAGATCCAATCGTTAACGAAACCATCAATAAAACCGACTCTGACATTAAGTCCTGCCCTGATATATTACAAACAGATATTGTTACAGGTAATAGCTTCGATTAGatcaacatttaaaaaaaaaaaatatactctCATCACATCCAACCCTGTACGTTCTACTCCTTCACATAACCACCATATTGTACAATGGGAAACTTGTGGCTATTACCCCATACATCGTATTGTTTTTTTTCTGcaaaactaataataaacaCGTCGACTGCCGTGTTAAAAATAACGTTAATTTATTTCGACAGTTAATACGACGCCACCCTGTACGACGTTTCACAGCGACCCGGCTATCAACGTCAATAAAAATGccgaagaaaaagaaaatctaCAACCGGAAGTTGAAGTTGAACcggaaaataaaactaaatctaATAAAGTTTATACGTACCGACCCGAGGTgatttattaaacaattaaatattttttcacgttttttttttttttaattttatttttattccaggACGGTTTTTGTTGCGTTATATCTATGTACGACGGCGTGGTATTATACACGACGCCCAGTTTGACTACAGTACTGGGTTTCCCAAAAGATATGTGGTTGGGACGGTCTTTTATTGATTTCGTCCATCCCAAAGACAGAGAGACCTTTTCCAGTCAAGTTACTACCGGTGTCGCTATACCTCTGGTCAATTCGGAAGGGAAATACAAAGGTAAGCGATACGTATACCGGATGTCCTCCTTTAAATACTCAATTCGTCGtaaatttaaagtttttttacgGGGACGTTCggtatattcaaaaattcgtaTTGTTATGTTGACAGATTACAAGAATTGCCTATACGTATGCCTCAGGAGATACAGGGGATTGAAATCATCGGGATTCGGTGTTGTTGATAAGGCAGTTTCCTATCAAGCTTTCCAATTAACCGtgaaattcaaacatttttccGACGCTTCGGAAACAAAAACTTTGGAAATTAACAGCGGCATGTTCCTGGTCGTAGCTGCCGTACCAGTTTATTCTTCGTATAAAGGTAAGCGtgtcaaaaaatacttttttgggacacactgtatattaattGACATCGACATTTGACGTATTGCCGTCGATGAAAGCTATCGGACAGAATGactttgacaattgacagttgttattaaaattttaacaagaaatttgtAGTAATAAATTTGGCAACGCTGCAACTTATTAACTCGGATATTAGAATTCTTTTTCGGGGTAAAGCGATCGAAAACATTGAATTGTCTTAAAATGAcgtcattttgaaaatttccaaaaggaAATATGACCTCCGACGCTGCTATAGTATTTTTTACAATCTAAAAAAAATGCCTTCACTACAAAAGACCTATTTATTGCAAGGGCATTGTACAGGGTCGCACAATGAAACATAATCCGacactaacctaacctaaactctCACGTTGATATTACATTTCTTATACCCCTCGTACTTACACATCTGAGAGAGAATGTTGATATAAAAATCCATTATTTCgattagatatttaattttgggactttatttttgttgtagtgCCAGAAGAAAAACGAGAATCGCCAAAATTTGGTATGAGACATACCGCATCTTGTATATTTAGCCACGTGGATCCGGATGTGGTAACAAATTTCGGTTTTTTACCGCAAGATATGTTAGGAAGAtcgattttcgatttttatcatCCGGAAGATATGCCTTTTCTCAAAGAAATATACGAATCTGGTAAGTCTAGacaaagatatttataaaaatatttctagagattcaaaaaaaaacttaatttggCAACGTCGCAATATTGTTTAATAGACTTACTGGTAAAAGTTTCTCCTTTcatcaataagaaaaaatttcaaaaacgtaCAAATATTCAAAAGTGTCAATATCTATTGAAtagccctcgtatattaaatagtatatttACGCAGTGgataattttattgtaacaaAAAGCAAAATTGGCAAATGAAACTACCGtgggaaattattgaaaaaaaccgattataataaaacttgaattAGAAGATTTGTTATACCGGGTGAGTCAGAAAGTGTTTCCAAAttcagataattttttaaataattttcttcgcaattattttaataaaactccGTTATCAATTAATGTTGAATTAAACGGCAACGTTACGGGGGCGTTCCAAAAAGTAAATACGTTTTGGGTTTAAATGTATTTTACGTATTTCAGTGATGAGAATGTGCCAAATAAATGGATCAGTATATCGAAGTAAACCTTATAGATTCGCAGTACAAAACGGCACGTTCGCGAAAGTCGAGACGGAATGGTCGAGTTTCATCAACCCTTGGTCCAGAAGTTTGGAATTTGTTATAGGATTTCATAGAGTTATAGaggtaaaaaaaaaaaaatcactagaatCCTAATCTGGTTTATACGGAGTATAGATAAAAAGGGGACATTGgcgtatttataaatatttttttgtaattattcaggGACCAATCAATCCCGATATTTTCGAGCCGCCACAAATCGAAATAACGAAATTGGTATCAGAAGAAGTTGTTAAACAAAGCAAAATTATCAAAGGAgaaattttactattattaaatAAGGTAATTAAAACGTATTACTCATATTTACATATTAGTCTGTtggtaaaatattaaaaattcgtAAATTCTTACTTAACCGAATGCTTTTTGCGAATCAATAAAGCCGCCTGCTTTTATTCGAACTAAAATGACTTATTCCTCGctatttttttgtgtaaattcattctatacaaaatatttttaattttgatataaattttttttaattttcaggaATTGCCTCGGCCCAACGAGGCGGTAAAACACGAGGTATCCAGGCGATGTAAACACCTCGCGAATTTTATGGAATCTCTAATGGACGAAGtgaaaaaaacgaatttagAATTAGACTTACCACAAGAAATTGATCCTACCATCTCGgtaagtttgaaaaaaatggtaagtttgtttttttcagtttttttttttcggctTCCAACAAGAAACTTAACAAAATCGCCGAAGGATTTGGGTTAACATtaacatttaataaatttaaaatcagtCTCATCAATTTCTCATAATTTGGGAAATAGGGATACATTTGGCAACAgcgcttttttttatttctaacttcatttatcaatattcaaataaccTCAATAATCTATAATTAAcgaactatttttaaataactaatttGCATGGCACTTATTAAATCATAACCAAACTtttcagtttaatttttaagacttatttaataaattgttttcagGAACGCGACTCTGTTATGTTGGGTGAAATATCACCGTATCACGATTACTGCGATAGTAAATCGTCTTCCGAAACGCCCCCTAGCTACAATCAACTGAATTACAATGAGAATTTACAGAGGTTCTTCCAAAGTAAACCCATAACTACGGTTTCCGAGGAAAGCGGCAATGGCGTACAAAAAGATATAGACGTCGAAGTCAAAGTTTCACAAGAAAATGAACGgtaagaattttatatttaaatttaattaagttAGGTTTTAGGTTACGTGAAATCGTTTCacgaaatattcaattaatttttttccaggAAATGTCTTTCTTCAATACAAAACAGTGGTACTTCTCGAAGCGACAGCGCTGGAAATTTGAGTTCCGTCAGTAATCCAAATATTGAAAGCGGAACCATCAATACCAACACGTCTAACGGAGATTCTTATATATCGCCCTTGTTAACGGAATCTCTACTCGTCAAGTAAGTAATCgatcaaatttttgattaaaaataactacGAACGATATCTAATAAGAATCACTCTGTATGTTAACGAAATTGAAAAGATCTTTTCGTTCACCACTCGTATTAGTCGTAATGTTAAAAGTatacagaaaattttaatagaaaataattgtacttaaataaaatttggacgaatctatatttaaaaataaaaagttgcttttaaaatactgaaaatgttaacttactttttatttacaatCGGCGGCCATTTTGtaaaactatttatatattataatgacACAGATATAGTTGTATTATTACACTGATGAACCCACATATAAAAACACGACATCTATTTAAACACATTcacttcaataaataaaatataataaatataaaaatcgaaagaattatcaaatatacaccaacaaataaaattaccaCGACGATGAATCACCAACAAGCAGAAGTAAAATCACTGTAGTAGTGTTACCAACATAAAATCTACAGCAGTTAccaacttattttttatttaagctAACAGAGCCATCTGGGGAAACGTGAAACAAAAGTATTACACATTGACCTTGAACCGTCTCGCAGGAGAACGATCGATTATATTA
This genomic interval from Diorhabda sublineata isolate icDioSubl1.1 chromosome 7, icDioSubl1.1, whole genome shotgun sequence contains the following:
- the LOC130447140 gene encoding period circadian protein isoform X6 translates to MEFKGKNMESKSVTNSNAKISDSGYSNSCSNTNSQRSASSKSIHSGSNSSRSSGYCGATNPDGSVDTGPQPPKRSKEHKKKKTKASMVSSLTTIAGSTLMLAPSTNSTQDNMKEIAPEPLIGIDVALPLTAPEDPIVNETINKTDSDIKSCPDILQTDIVTVNTTPPCTTFHSDPAINVNKNAEEKENLQPEVEVEPENKTKSNKVYTYRPEDGFCCVISMYDGVVLYTTPSLTTVLGFPKDMWLGRSFIDFVHPKDRETFSSQVTTGVAIPLVNSEGKYKDYKNCLYVCLRRYRGLKSSGFGVVDKAVSYQAFQLTVKFKHFSDASETKTLEINSGMFLVVAAVPVYSSYKVPEEKRESPKFGMRHTASCIFSHVDPDVVTNFGFLPQDMLGRSIFDFYHPEDMPFLKEIYESVMRMCQINGSVYRSKPYRFAVQNGTFAKVETEWSSFINPWSRSLEFVIGFHRVIEGPINPDIFEPPQIEITKLVSEEVVKQSKIIKGEILLLLNKELPRPNEAVKHEVSRRCKHLANFMESLMDEVKKTNLELDLPQEIDPTISVSLKKMERDSVMLGEISPYHDYCDSKSSSETPPSYNQLNYNENLQRFFQSKPITTVSEESGNGVQKDIDVEVKVSQENERKCLSSIQNSGTSRSDSAGNLSSVSNPNIESGTINTNTSNGDSYISPLLTESLLVKHNEDMEKIMLKRHREHRSTIKDNKKVHNKNNLEDRNVSDKNEQFCPEYAHGVKRSGTHSQDGENHKISKHKHQSCGATNYKEEPAAASPVKPINIQSQQTTTTLFCTEQPMYQSGLNDINLWPPFSVTVTTNTHTNAANTALENPALPASLSTGVYPLYYIPTAHQRTIPGHFNDTILHGSRYQVQYMPANMIYNYNNALYPTSPFICPTVPMVPLPMVPPPINSINPTADVRPLNQMQSLNDITNPGCVPVVSEHKPNMPSTPLPTHTPHTPQQFQRPASQATSVKAEPGSVMGSIASASGANKALSECSRKDLWLQSPLVSPPDGETELYVQNKISEPAVINQPTQFRNNIVNNTDESSSCYSSSYWSFLKTDGGSGSNDDSNVTENKSNKYEENTWKGRKNCPIRKKEPPWLESVDVSPDLVYRYQMVFRDLEDILEADLNCLKEISQPVLVNDQLNQLYIDMELEGLSKKLALDEGITSSSSSDENFISISKSKKKRKSYNSLMMIYEENAPLPSPVKRYN
- the LOC130447140 gene encoding period circadian protein isoform X7; the protein is MEFKGKNMESKSVTNSNAKISDSGYSNSCSNTNSQRSASSKSIHSGSNSSRSSGYCGATNPDGSVDTGPQPPKRSKEHKKKKTKASMVSSLTTIAGSTLMLAPSTNSTQDNMKEIAPEPLIGIDVALPLTAPEDPIVNETINKTDSDIKSCPDILQTDIVTVNTTPPCTTFHSDPAINVNKNAEEKENLQPEVEVEPENKTKSNKVYTYRPEDGFCCVISMYDGVVLYTTPSLTTVLGFPKDMWLGRSFIDFVHPKDRETFSSQVTTGVAIPLVNSEGKYKDYKNCLYVCLRRYRGLKSSGFGVVDKAVSYQAFQLTVKFKHFSDASETKTLEINSGMFLVVAAVPVYSSYKVPEEKRESPKFGMRHTASCIFSHVDPDVVTNFGFLPQDMLGRSIFDFYHPEDMPFLKEIYESVMRMCQINGSVYRSKPYRFAVQNGTFAKVETEWSSFINPWSRSLEFVIGFHRVIEGPINPDIFEPPQIEITKLVSEEVVKQSKIIKGEILLLLNKELPRPNEAVKHEVSRRCKHLANFMESLMDEVKKTNLELDLPQEIDPTISERDSVMLGEISPYHDYCDSKSSSETPPSYNQLNYNENLQRFFQSKPITTVSEESGNGVQKDIDVEVKVSQENERKCLSSIQNSGTSRSDSAGNLSSVSNPNIESGTINTNTSNGDSYISPLLTESLLVKHNEDMEKIMLKRHREHRSTIKDNKKVHNKNNLEDRNVSDKNEQFCPEYAHGVKRSGTHSQDGENHKISKHKHQSCGATNYKEEPAAASPVKPINIQSQQTTTTLFCTEQPMYQSGLNDINLWPPFSVTVTTNTHTNAANTALENPALPASLSTGVYPLYYIPTAHQRTIPGHFNDTILHGSRYQVQYMPANMIYNYNNALYPTSPFICPTVPMVPLPMVPPPINSINPTADVRPLNQMQSLNDITNPGCVPVVSEHKPNMPSTPLPTHTPHTPQQFQRPASQATSVKAEPGSVMGSIASASGANKALSECSRKDLWLQSPLVSPPDGETELYVQNKISEPAVINQPTQFRNNIVNNTDESSSCYSSSYWSFLKTDGGSGSNDDSNVTENKSNKYEENTWKGRKNCPIRKKEPPWLESVDVSPDLVYRYQMVFRDLEDILEADLNCLKEISQPVLVNDQLNQLYIDMELEGLSKKLALDEGITSSSSSDENFISISKSKKKRKSYNSLMMIYEENAPLPSPVKRYN
- the LOC130447140 gene encoding period circadian protein isoform X3; the encoded protein is MEFKGKNMESKSVTNSNAKISDSGYSNSCSNTNSQRSASSKSIHSGSNSSRSSGYCGATNPDGSVDTGPQPPKRSKEHKKKKTKASMVSSLTTIAGSTLMLAPSTNSTQDNMKEIAPEPLIGIDVALPLTAPEDPIVNETINKTDSDIKSCPDILQTDIVTVNTTPPCTTFHSDPAINVNKNAEEKENLQPEVEVEPENKTKSNKVYTYRPEDGFCCVISMYDGVVLYTTPSLTTVLGFPKDMWLGRSFIDFVHPKDRETFSSQVTTGVAIPLVNSEGKYKGKRYVYRMSSFKYSIRRKFKVFLRGRSVYSKIRIVMLTDYKNCLYVCLRRYRGLKSSGFGVVDKAVSYQAFQLTVKFKHFSDASETKTLEINSGMFLVVAAVPVYSSYKVPEEKRESPKFGMRHTASCIFSHVDPDVVTNFGFLPQDMLGRSIFDFYHPEDMPFLKEIYESVMRMCQINGSVYRSKPYRFAVQNGTFAKVETEWSSFINPWSRSLEFVIGFHRVIEGPINPDIFEPPQIEITKLVSEEVVKQSKIIKGEILLLLNKELPRPNEAVKHEVSRRCKHLANFMESLMDEVKKTNLELDLPQEIDPTISERDSVMLGEISPYHDYCDSKSSSETPPSYNQLNYNENLQRFFQSKPITTVSEESGNGVQKDIDVEVKVSQENERKCLSSIQNSGTSRSDSAGNLSSVSNPNIESGTINTNTSNGDSYISPLLTESLLVKHNEDMEKIMLKRHREHRSTIKDNKKVHNKNNLEDRNVSDKNEQFCPEYAHGVKRSGTHSQDGENHKISKHKHQSCGATNYKEEPAAASPVKPINIQSQQTTTTLFCTEQPMYQSGLNDINLWPPFSVTVTTNTHTNAANTALENPALPASLSTGVYPLYYIPTAHQRTIPGHFNDTILHGSRYQVQYMPANMIYNYNNALYPTSPFICPTVPMVPLPMVPPPINSINPTADVRPLNQMQSLNDITNPGCVPVVSEHKPNMPSTPLPTHTPHTPQQFQRPASQATSVKAEPGSVMGSIASASGANKALSECSRKDLWLQSPLVSPPDGETELYVQNKISEPAVINQPTQFRNNIVNNTDESSSCYSSSYWSFLKTDGGSGSNDDSNVTENKSNKYEENTWKGRKNCPIRKKEPPWLESVDVSPDLVYRYQMVFRDLEDILEADLNCLKEISQPVLVNDQLNQLYIDMELEGLSKKLALDEGITSSSSSDENFISISKSKKKRKSYNSLMMIYEENAPLPSPVKRYN
- the LOC130447140 gene encoding period circadian protein isoform X5 translates to MEFKGKNMESKSVTNSNAKISDSGYSNSCSNTNSQRSASSKSIHSGSNSSRSSGYCGATNPDGSVDTGPQPPKRSKEHKKKKTKASMVSSLTTIAGSTLMLAPSTNSTQDNMKEIAPEPLIGIDVALPLTAPEDPIVNETINKTDSDIKSCPDILQTDIVTVNTTPPCTTFHSDPAINVNKNAEEKENLQPEVEVEPENKTKSNKVYTYRPEDGFCCVISMYDGVVLYTTPSLTTVLGFPKDMWLGRSFIDFVHPKDRETFSSQVTTGVAIPLVNSEGKYKGKRYVYRMSSFKYSIRRKFKVFLRGRSVYSKIRIVMLTDYKNCLYVCLRRYRGLKSSGFGVVDKAVSYQAFQLTVKFKHFSDASETKTLEINSGMFLVVAAVPVYSSYKVPEEKRESPKFGMRHTASCIFSHVDPDVVTNFGFLPQDMLGRSIFDFYHPEDMPFLKEIYESVMRMCQINGSVYRSKPYRFAVQNGTFAKVETEWSSFINPWSRSLEFVIGFHRVIEGPINPDIFEPPQIEITKLVSEEVVKQSKIIKGEILLLLNKELPRPNEAVKHEVSRRCKHLANFMESLMDEVKKTNLELDLPQEIDPTISERDSVMLGEISPYHDYCDSKSSSETPPSYNQLNYNENLQRFFQSKPITTVSEESGNGVQKDIDVEVKVSQENERKCLSSIQNSGTSRSDSAGNLSSVSNPNIESGTINTNTSNGDSYISPLLTESLLVKHNEDMEKIMLKRHREHRSTIKDNKKVHNKNNLEDRNVSDKNEQFCPEYAHGVKRSGTHSQDGENHKISKHKHQSCGATNYKEEPAAASPVKPINIQSQQTTTTLFCTEQPMYQSGLNDINLWPPFSVTVTTNTHTNAANTALENPALPASLSTGVYPLYYIPTAHQRTIPGHFNDTILHGSRYQVQYMPANMIYNYNNALYPTSPFICPTVPMVPLPMVPPPINSINPTADVRPLNQMQSLNDITNPGCVPVVSEHKPNMPSTPLPTHTPHTPQQFQRPASQATSVKAEPGSVMGSIASASGANKISEPAVINQPTQFRNNIVNNTDESSSCYSSSYWSFLKTDGGSGSNDDSNVTENKSNKYEENTWKGRKNCPIRKKEPPWLESVDVSPDLVYRYQMVFRDLEDILEADLNCLKEISQPVLVNDQLNQLYIDMELEGLSKKLALDEGITSSSSSDENFISISKSKKKRKSYNSLMMIYEENAPLPSPVKRYN